The Opitutus sp. ER46 genome contains a region encoding:
- a CDS encoding efflux RND transporter periplasmic adaptor subunit yields MNAETTTPSVRPHPPRRRRLLFAVAGLLLAGSFTGYVAIHASPSGDAAPATPPPAPKVTVAPVEQKVITQFEEITGRVDAVETVDLRARVSGHLEAVAFQAGQLVKQGDVLFRIDPRWYRAQFELATARVDEARAHAESADREAHRAEGLLKAAAISNEEADARRSRALEARAALASATAALATAQLDLEHTEVRAPIAGRISRAYVTQGNLVSGSPGNATLLATLVSVGDAYVYADLDEATVLKFNRLARENRLPTENGRIPVELQLADEAGYPRRGYIESADNRLNAATGSLVLRLVFSNQDNALLPGLFARVRIPVSAPERALLISERAVGTDQGQKYVLALQADNTVAYRTVQLGAAIEGKRIVRDGLRPGDRIVVNGLQRVRPGMTVSPELVAAAPTPAPVANASATRVAVR; encoded by the coding sequence ATGAACGCCGAAACTACCACTCCCTCGGTTCGTCCCCATCCGCCGCGTCGCCGACGACTTCTGTTCGCCGTCGCCGGCCTGCTGCTCGCCGGTTCCTTCACCGGCTACGTTGCCATTCACGCCTCGCCTTCCGGCGACGCCGCACCCGCGACGCCGCCGCCCGCGCCGAAGGTCACCGTCGCGCCCGTCGAGCAGAAGGTGATCACGCAGTTCGAGGAGATCACGGGTCGCGTGGACGCCGTCGAAACCGTCGACCTGCGCGCCCGCGTGTCCGGCCATCTTGAGGCGGTCGCCTTCCAGGCCGGCCAACTCGTGAAGCAGGGCGACGTCCTTTTCCGCATCGATCCGCGTTGGTACCGCGCGCAGTTCGAACTGGCCACGGCCCGGGTCGACGAGGCCCGCGCCCATGCGGAAAGCGCCGACCGTGAGGCGCACCGCGCCGAGGGGCTGCTCAAGGCGGCCGCGATCTCGAACGAGGAGGCCGACGCCCGTCGCTCCCGCGCCCTCGAGGCTCGCGCCGCGCTCGCCTCCGCCACCGCCGCGCTCGCCACCGCCCAGCTTGACCTGGAACACACCGAAGTCCGCGCTCCGATCGCTGGTCGCATCAGCCGCGCCTACGTCACCCAGGGTAACCTGGTCTCCGGCTCGCCGGGCAACGCCACGCTGCTGGCCACGCTCGTCTCGGTCGGCGACGCCTACGTCTACGCCGACCTCGATGAGGCCACCGTGTTGAAGTTCAACCGGCTCGCCCGCGAGAACCGGCTGCCCACCGAGAACGGCCGGATCCCGGTCGAGCTCCAGCTGGCGGACGAAGCGGGGTATCCGCGCCGCGGCTACATCGAGTCGGCCGACAACCGGCTCAACGCCGCCACCGGTTCCCTCGTCCTGCGGCTCGTGTTCTCCAACCAGGACAACGCCTTGCTGCCCGGACTCTTCGCTCGCGTCCGCATCCCGGTCAGCGCCCCGGAGCGCGCCCTCCTGATCAGCGAGCGCGCCGTGGGTACCGACCAGGGGCAGAAGTACGTGCTCGCGCTGCAGGCGGACAACACCGTGGCCTACCGCACGGTGCAGCTCGGCGCCGCCATCGAGGGCAAACGCATCGTCCGCGACGGCCTGCGCCCCGGCGACCGCATCGTGGTCAACGGCCTGCAACGCGTGCGTCCCGGGATGACCGTCTCGCCGGAGCTCGTCGCCGCCGCCCCCACGCCGGCCCCGGTCGCTAACGCGAGCGCCACCCGCGTGGCGGTCCGCTGA
- the murJ gene encoding murein biosynthesis integral membrane protein MurJ, which produces MSKNLKNIGLVSGLTLTSRVLGLVRESVTAAFFGTSALMSAFVTGLQLPNLFRRLLAEGGLTAAFVPTLNEQLERRQREGAFELVNKVSSWLLLVTSGVVAVAMLVFSQDSLIRSVGQTLGAGPDAVDRWVDAAHFTVILFPYLLFVSLAAAFSAALQSLHRFLEPALSPIWLNLSIIGLLAGSAYVARGHPEDQILWLTAGWLIGGFLQMLVPALALRREGWRPQLDLGVNEPLRAMVRLMVPTLFSSSIYLVNMTASRYIGLSLNDQAVAVLNYAQRIMELPIGVFAVAVATVVFPLISRFAAAGDHANLAASYRKGMRLILLINIPAAVGLGILATPIIRVILQHGEFGHGDTDLMTPVLIANALGLPFLSFASLALRAFYAQRDTVIPVHAALLSFSVNIVLSLALMRPYSIVGLAIASSAAAAVQAIYLQWHLARKQDGLAFHHLAGDLWKIVFAAAVMGVVVWAGWWARGVFLPASRTLDVGGMAVVIAVGILVYGGLAWLLRVEAREDVDALLGRFRRKFGRG; this is translated from the coding sequence TTGTCCAAAAACCTGAAGAACATCGGCTTGGTGTCCGGCCTCACCCTGACGTCCCGCGTGCTGGGGCTCGTCCGGGAGAGCGTCACGGCCGCCTTCTTCGGCACGTCGGCGCTGATGTCGGCCTTCGTCACAGGCCTGCAGTTGCCCAACCTGTTTCGACGGTTGTTGGCGGAGGGGGGGCTGACGGCGGCGTTCGTGCCTACGCTGAACGAGCAGCTTGAGCGTCGGCAGCGCGAGGGCGCCTTCGAACTCGTCAACAAGGTGTCCAGCTGGCTGTTGCTCGTCACGAGCGGGGTCGTCGCGGTGGCGATGCTCGTCTTCAGCCAGGACAGCCTGATCCGCAGCGTGGGCCAGACCTTGGGGGCGGGACCGGACGCGGTCGACCGCTGGGTCGATGCCGCGCATTTCACGGTCATCCTTTTCCCGTACCTCCTGTTCGTGTCGCTCGCGGCGGCATTCAGCGCGGCGCTGCAGTCGCTGCACCGGTTTCTCGAGCCGGCGCTTTCGCCGATCTGGCTCAACCTCTCGATCATCGGCCTGCTCGCGGGATCGGCCTATGTCGCCCGAGGCCATCCCGAGGACCAGATTCTCTGGCTGACGGCCGGCTGGTTGATCGGCGGTTTTCTGCAGATGCTCGTGCCGGCTCTGGCGTTGCGGCGGGAGGGCTGGCGGCCGCAGCTGGACCTGGGCGTGAACGAGCCGCTGCGCGCCATGGTGCGGCTGATGGTGCCGACGCTGTTCAGCTCGTCCATCTACCTGGTGAACATGACGGCGTCCCGGTACATCGGGCTGTCGCTGAACGACCAGGCGGTGGCGGTCCTGAATTACGCGCAACGGATCATGGAACTGCCGATTGGCGTGTTCGCCGTGGCGGTGGCGACGGTCGTGTTTCCGCTGATCTCGCGCTTCGCGGCGGCCGGCGACCATGCGAACCTCGCGGCGTCGTACCGCAAGGGCATGCGGCTCATTCTCCTGATCAACATCCCGGCGGCCGTGGGGCTGGGGATCCTCGCCACGCCGATCATTCGTGTGATCCTGCAGCACGGCGAGTTTGGCCACGGCGACACCGACCTGATGACTCCCGTCCTGATCGCGAACGCGCTCGGGCTGCCGTTCCTCTCCTTTGCGAGTCTTGCGCTGCGGGCCTTCTACGCGCAGCGCGACACGGTGATCCCGGTGCACGCCGCGCTCCTGAGCTTCTCGGTGAACATCGTGCTGAGTCTCGCGCTCATGCGGCCGTACTCGATCGTCGGCCTCGCGATCGCCAGCAGTGCGGCGGCCGCGGTGCAGGCCATCTATCTCCAGTGGCATCTCGCACGGAAGCAGGACGGCCTGGCCTTCCACCATCTTGCGGGCGACCTCTGGAAGATCGTGTTCGCCGCGGCGGTCATGGGCGTCGTCGTCTGGGCGGGTTGGTGGGCGAGGGGAGTGTTCCTGCCCGCCAGCCGCACGCTCGATGTCGGCGGGATGGCGGTGGTGATTGCTGTCGGGATCCTGGTTTACGGCGGGCTGGCTTGGCTCCTGCGCGTGGAGGCGCGGGAGGACGTCGATGCGCTGCTCGGCCGGTTCCGGCGCAAATTCGGCCGGGGTTGA
- a CDS encoding efflux RND transporter permease subunit — MNFSDFFIRRPIFAGVLSIIIFLVGAISLTRLPISEYPEVVPPTVVVRAVYPGANPKTISETVAAPLEQAINGVENALYMSSQATSDGVMTLTITFKIGTNLDNAQVQVQNRVSQAQPKLPEEVRRLGVTTTKTSPDLLMVVHLFSPDNRYDDIYVRNYATLQVRDVLARLEGVGQVRVFGSGDYAMRVWLDPNKVAAKGLTASEVVAAIREQNVQVAAGAVGQQPTSSPVDTELLVNTKGRLATEEEFGAIVIKNGAHGERVQLRDVARIELGASEYALRSLLNNKAAVALPIAQLPGSNAIATSDAVRATMKELAKGFPQGLSYEIVYDPTVFVRNSISAVVHTLIEAILLVVLVVILFLQTWRASIIPLAAVPVSLVGTFAVMHALGFSINALSLFGLVLAIGIVVDDAIVVVENVERNIALGKTPLEATRQAMREVTGPIIATALVLSAVFIPTAFISGLTGQFYKQFAITIAISTVISAFNSLTLSPALSALLLRDHHAPKDWLTRQMDRWLGWFFRPFNRSFEWASHQYSRGVARLLRLSFIALAVYAGLLVLTAVSFRKIPTGFVPTQDKQYLVAFAQLPSAASLERTDAVIRQMSDIALKHPGVANAIAFPGLSINGFTNSPNSGIVFVALKPFEERRGKELSGQALAQQLQAKFSQIQDAYIAIFPPPPVQGLGTIGGFKLYVEDRADHGLDALYNATQGVINKGYQTPGLTGLFSSFTINTPQLEAEVDRAKAKAQGVPLQNVFETMQINLGSLYVNDFNRFGRTYQVVAQADAPYRSRPEDILRLKTRNAAGQLVPLGSVVKVSDSYGPDRVMRYNGYPAAEINGAPAPGFSSGQAEELIQKVADQTLPNGMALEWTELTFQKILAGNAGLWVYPLSILLVFLVLAAQYESFRLPFAVILIVPMALFSAMVGLWLTRGENNVFTQIGLIVLIGLAAKNAILIVEFALKRREEGESITDAALDAARLRLRPILMTSIAFIAGVFPLVVSHGAGAEMRQAMGIAVFAGMIGVTFFGLFLTPVFYVVLEKLGLKKPAPVAVPAPQGA; from the coding sequence ATGAATTTTTCCGATTTCTTCATCCGCCGCCCGATTTTCGCGGGCGTGCTCTCGATCATCATATTCCTGGTCGGCGCCATCTCGCTCACGCGCCTGCCGATCAGCGAGTACCCCGAGGTGGTCCCGCCGACCGTCGTCGTGCGCGCCGTCTATCCCGGCGCGAATCCCAAGACCATTTCCGAGACGGTCGCCGCGCCGCTCGAGCAGGCCATCAATGGCGTCGAGAACGCGCTCTACATGTCGTCCCAGGCGACGAGCGACGGCGTCATGACGCTCACGATCACGTTCAAGATCGGCACCAACCTGGATAACGCCCAGGTCCAGGTGCAGAACCGCGTCTCGCAGGCGCAGCCGAAGCTGCCCGAGGAGGTGCGCCGGCTCGGCGTCACGACGACCAAGACCTCGCCCGACCTCCTGATGGTCGTGCACCTGTTCTCCCCGGACAACCGCTACGACGACATCTATGTCCGCAACTACGCGACGCTCCAGGTGCGCGACGTTCTCGCCCGGCTCGAAGGCGTGGGCCAGGTGCGCGTGTTCGGCTCCGGCGACTACGCGATGCGCGTCTGGCTCGATCCCAACAAGGTTGCCGCCAAGGGCCTCACCGCCTCCGAGGTGGTCGCGGCGATTCGCGAGCAGAACGTCCAGGTTGCCGCTGGTGCCGTTGGCCAGCAGCCGACTTCGAGCCCGGTCGACACCGAGCTGCTCGTGAACACCAAGGGCCGTCTCGCCACCGAGGAGGAATTCGGCGCCATCGTGATCAAGAACGGCGCCCACGGGGAGCGCGTGCAGTTGCGCGATGTCGCGCGCATCGAGCTCGGCGCCTCCGAGTACGCGCTGCGTTCTCTCCTCAACAACAAGGCCGCCGTCGCGCTGCCGATCGCCCAGCTGCCGGGCTCCAATGCCATCGCGACCTCCGACGCCGTCCGCGCCACCATGAAGGAGCTGGCGAAGGGCTTCCCGCAGGGCCTGAGCTACGAGATCGTGTACGACCCGACGGTCTTCGTGCGTAACTCCATCTCCGCCGTCGTGCACACGCTCATCGAGGCGATCCTGCTCGTCGTGCTCGTGGTGATCCTGTTCCTGCAGACCTGGCGCGCCTCGATCATCCCGCTGGCAGCCGTCCCGGTCTCGCTGGTCGGCACGTTCGCGGTGATGCACGCGCTCGGCTTTTCCATCAACGCGCTCTCACTGTTCGGCCTCGTGCTGGCGATCGGCATCGTCGTGGACGACGCGATCGTCGTGGTGGAGAACGTCGAGCGAAACATTGCGCTCGGCAAAACTCCGCTCGAGGCCACGCGCCAGGCGATGCGCGAGGTGACCGGTCCGATCATCGCCACCGCGCTCGTGCTTTCCGCCGTGTTCATCCCGACCGCGTTCATCAGCGGGCTCACCGGCCAGTTCTACAAGCAGTTCGCCATCACGATCGCGATCTCGACGGTCATCTCGGCGTTCAACTCGCTCACACTCTCGCCGGCCCTCAGCGCGCTGCTCCTGCGCGATCACCATGCGCCGAAGGACTGGCTCACCCGGCAGATGGACCGCTGGCTCGGCTGGTTCTTCCGGCCGTTCAACCGGAGCTTCGAGTGGGCTTCGCACCAATACTCGCGCGGCGTCGCCCGGCTCCTCCGGCTGTCGTTCATCGCCCTGGCCGTGTACGCGGGCCTGCTCGTCCTCACCGCCGTATCCTTCCGCAAGATTCCCACCGGCTTCGTGCCCACGCAGGACAAGCAGTACCTCGTCGCGTTCGCACAGCTGCCGTCGGCCGCCTCGCTCGAGCGCACCGACGCCGTCATTCGCCAGATGAGCGACATCGCGCTCAAGCATCCCGGCGTCGCCAACGCGATCGCGTTCCCCGGCCTCTCGATCAACGGCTTCACCAACTCGCCCAACAGCGGCATCGTGTTCGTGGCGCTCAAGCCGTTCGAGGAGCGCCGCGGCAAGGAGCTCTCCGGCCAGGCCCTCGCGCAGCAGTTGCAGGCCAAGTTCAGCCAGATCCAGGACGCCTACATCGCGATCTTCCCGCCGCCGCCCGTGCAGGGCCTCGGCACCATCGGCGGCTTCAAGCTGTACGTCGAAGACCGCGCCGACCACGGGCTGGATGCGCTCTACAACGCCACGCAGGGCGTGATCAACAAGGGCTATCAGACGCCCGGCCTCACCGGCCTGTTCTCGAGCTTCACGATCAACACGCCGCAGCTCGAGGCAGAGGTCGATCGCGCCAAGGCCAAGGCGCAGGGCGTGCCGCTCCAGAACGTTTTCGAGACGATGCAGATCAACCTCGGCTCGCTCTACGTGAACGATTTCAACCGCTTCGGCCGCACCTACCAGGTCGTCGCCCAGGCCGATGCGCCGTACCGCTCGCGGCCGGAGGACATCCTGCGCCTCAAGACGCGCAACGCCGCCGGCCAACTCGTGCCGCTCGGCTCGGTCGTGAAGGTGTCGGACAGCTACGGCCCCGATCGCGTCATGCGCTACAACGGCTATCCCGCGGCCGAGATCAACGGCGCGCCCGCCCCGGGCTTCAGCTCCGGCCAGGCGGAGGAGCTGATCCAGAAGGTGGCCGACCAGACGCTGCCGAATGGCATGGCGCTCGAGTGGACGGAGCTGACGTTCCAGAAAATTCTCGCGGGCAACGCCGGGCTCTGGGTTTACCCGCTGAGCATCCTCCTGGTGTTCCTCGTGCTCGCCGCCCAGTACGAGAGCTTCCGCCTGCCGTTCGCCGTGATCCTCATCGTGCCGATGGCGCTGTTCTCCGCGATGGTCGGGCTCTGGCTCACCCGCGGGGAGAACAACGTGTTCACCCAGATCGGCCTGATCGTGCTCATCGGTCTCGCGGCCAAGAACGCCATCCTGATCGTCGAGTTCGCACTCAAGCGGCGCGAGGAAGGGGAGAGTATCACCGACGCCGCGCTCGACGCCGCCCGGCTGCGCCTGCGGCCGATCCTCATGACGTCGATCGCGTTCATCGCGGGCGTCTTCCCGCTCGTCGTGAGCCACGGCGCCGGCGCCGAAATGCGCCAGGCCATGGGCATCGCGGTGTTCGCCGGCATGATCGGCGTCACCTTCTTCGGCCTCTTCCTCACGCCCGTGTTCTACGTCGTCCTCGAGAAGCTCGGCCTGAAGAAGCCCGCGCCCGTCGCCGTCCCGGCCCCGCAAGGCGCGTAA
- a CDS encoding MFS transporter, with protein sequence MKKLLWLAVGTFAIGTEGYAIAGLLPSVAADVGVTVPVAGQLITAFSLAFALGSPLLAVVTGNIERRRVLLTAIAAFGAFNLLAAVAHTYAILFVARVGMALAAAAFMPAASAYAVATTPAARRGEALSVIYSGLTLAMLAGAPIGVLVGGRLGWRFIFLAAAAVSLLTLVGLAATLVRGAATHSATLRERLAVARRPAVLHALLLTVVVMTGVFTLFTYIAPFVRQATGVTGDGEAIVFLLFGIGATIGNLRAGRLADRIGPFPVLVGGLVGLSATYALLSGVAVFAAPQLAWWLILPALAFWGVFGFAVGSGQQVRLASIQPRLAPITLSLNASAGYIGVSLGAVLGSLVVARGAIADLGWVAASCEAAALGLLLLTRRSFPRRKTAPDDEPLPELARAPVGE encoded by the coding sequence ATGAAGAAACTACTGTGGCTCGCCGTCGGCACCTTCGCCATCGGCACCGAAGGCTACGCGATCGCCGGCCTGCTGCCTTCGGTGGCGGCGGACGTGGGCGTGACCGTGCCGGTGGCCGGGCAGTTGATCACGGCCTTCTCGCTCGCGTTCGCCCTCGGTTCGCCGCTGCTGGCGGTCGTGACTGGCAACATCGAGCGCCGGCGGGTTCTGCTCACCGCGATTGCGGCATTCGGCGCCTTCAACCTCCTGGCCGCTGTGGCGCACACGTACGCGATCCTGTTTGTCGCCCGCGTCGGCATGGCGCTGGCCGCGGCCGCCTTCATGCCCGCCGCCAGCGCGTATGCGGTCGCGACCACCCCGGCCGCGCGCCGCGGGGAGGCGCTCTCGGTGATCTACAGCGGGCTGACGCTCGCGATGCTCGCGGGCGCGCCGATTGGCGTGCTGGTGGGCGGCCGGCTCGGCTGGCGCTTCATCTTCCTCGCGGCTGCAGCGGTGTCGCTGCTGACGCTGGTCGGACTCGCGGCGACGCTCGTGCGCGGCGCGGCGACTCACTCCGCCACGCTGCGTGAGCGGCTCGCGGTGGCGCGCCGACCCGCCGTGCTGCACGCACTCCTGCTGACGGTCGTCGTCATGACCGGCGTATTCACCCTCTTCACCTACATCGCGCCCTTCGTGCGGCAGGCGACGGGAGTCACGGGCGACGGGGAGGCAATTGTCTTCCTGCTCTTCGGCATCGGCGCGACGATCGGCAACCTGCGCGCCGGCCGGCTCGCGGATCGGATCGGCCCTTTCCCCGTGCTCGTTGGCGGACTGGTCGGCCTGAGCGCGACGTACGCGCTGCTCTCCGGCGTCGCGGTGTTCGCGGCGCCGCAACTGGCCTGGTGGCTCATCCTGCCGGCGCTCGCGTTCTGGGGCGTGTTTGGGTTCGCGGTCGGATCCGGTCAGCAGGTTCGCCTCGCATCGATCCAGCCGCGCCTCGCGCCGATCACACTCTCGCTCAACGCCTCCGCCGGTTACATCGGCGTCTCCCTGGGCGCGGTGCTCGGTTCTCTCGTTGTCGCGCGCGGCGCCATCGCCGATCTCGGCTGGGTGGCGGCCAGCTGCGAAGCCGCCGCGCTGGGCCTGCTGTTACTCACCCGGCGCTCGTTCCCGCGTCGGAAGACCGCGCCTGATGATGAACCACTGCCCGAACTCGCCCGGGCTCCCGTCGGCGAATGA
- a CDS encoding GNAT family N-acetyltransferase: protein MNPKDQPPIKIEHNEAGHRFETTVDGHLCVADYDRRDGEIVFTHTYVPPELRGRGIAEQLVRTALEHARDEGLRVVPECSYVAVFLQRHQEYAALLS from the coding sequence ATGAACCCGAAGGATCAGCCGCCGATCAAGATCGAGCACAACGAGGCCGGGCACCGATTTGAAACCACGGTGGATGGCCATCTCTGCGTCGCGGATTACGACCGCCGCGACGGCGAGATCGTTTTCACCCACACCTACGTGCCGCCGGAACTGCGCGGGCGCGGCATCGCCGAGCAACTCGTCCGCACCGCACTCGAGCACGCCCGCGATGAAGGGTTGCGCGTGGTGCCGGAGTGCTCCTACGTCGCGGTGTTCCTGCAGCGGCACCAGGAATACGCCGCGCTGTTGTCGTAG
- a CDS encoding bile acid:sodium symporter family protein, whose product MKLKLDWFLLGMAGAVGLAWLAPGPGADGGWLHPELLTKAGIALIFFLHGLALSFASLRSGALNWRLHVVVQACTFLLFPLIGLGLVAGLDGRISADLTLGLFYLCALPSTVSSSVALTAAARGNVAGALFNATLSSLLGVVLTPLWIALVMKTSGHTQPLGPVIMDLVRWLVLPLAAGQLLRPWLGAWATRHKAGINVADRVTILLLVYTSFCDSFQQGVWTGHGLLQLVAMLVFCTALFALVMVITGSASRALGFTWPDRIAAMFCGSKKTLASGVPMAKLIFGAHPGIGLILLPIMIYHPLQLVICGVLAQRWAKRGGPA is encoded by the coding sequence ATGAAGCTGAAACTCGACTGGTTCCTGCTCGGCATGGCCGGCGCCGTGGGGCTGGCCTGGCTCGCTCCGGGGCCCGGTGCCGACGGCGGCTGGCTGCATCCCGAACTGCTCACCAAAGCCGGGATCGCGCTGATCTTCTTCCTGCACGGGCTCGCCCTCTCGTTTGCCTCGCTGCGCAGCGGTGCGCTCAACTGGCGGCTCCACGTCGTCGTCCAGGCCTGCACCTTCCTGCTGTTTCCGCTGATCGGGCTCGGGCTTGTCGCCGGGTTGGACGGCCGGATCTCGGCGGACCTGACGCTGGGGCTCTTCTACCTTTGCGCGCTGCCCTCAACGGTCTCCTCCTCGGTCGCCCTCACGGCCGCGGCACGTGGCAATGTGGCGGGCGCGCTCTTCAACGCCACGCTCTCGAGCCTCCTCGGGGTGGTGCTCACGCCGCTCTGGATTGCGCTCGTCATGAAGACTTCCGGCCACACGCAGCCGCTCGGGCCGGTGATCATGGACCTCGTGCGGTGGCTGGTGCTGCCGCTGGCGGCGGGCCAACTGCTCCGCCCCTGGCTCGGCGCCTGGGCGACACGCCACAAGGCGGGGATCAACGTCGCTGACCGCGTCACGATCCTGCTGCTCGTGTACACCTCGTTCTGTGACTCCTTCCAGCAGGGCGTCTGGACCGGGCATGGCTTGCTCCAACTCGTGGCCATGCTTGTGTTCTGCACGGCCTTGTTCGCGCTCGTGATGGTGATCACCGGCAGCGCCTCGCGCGCGCTGGGCTTCACGTGGCCGGATCGGATCGCGGCGATGTTCTGCGGCTCCAAGAAGACCCTGGCCTCCGGGGTGCCGATGGCGAAATTGATCTTCGGGGCGCATCCGGGAATCGGCCTTATCCTGCTGCCGATCATGATCTATCACCCCCTGCAACTTGTGATCTGCGGGGTCCTGGCCCAGCGTTGGGCCAAACGAGGAGGACCCGCATGA
- a CDS encoding efflux transporter outer membrane subunit, with protein sequence MTLPRFSLLFPVAVSATSFAALPAVGPDYHRPDAPRVAQYRDAEPLGGALWKAAAPAEDQARGAWWRVFGDPTLDQLQARALAANQSLRVAAARLDQARAAAGLARSNYWPQLAVDGSFTRERQSRTTENVQPEAVASTYRLPLVASWEIDLFGRVRRLTESARAEAEASAATLESVRLALTAEVATTYFSWRAFDRELALLRDTVQWRRRALDLVQARLQGGTAAEADVARAETELATAQADAAELANRRASLLYALAVLVGEPASAFEVTATPAALLPPSVPAGLPSELLERRPDVAAAERALAAANARIGVAKAAFFPAISLTGGAGWASGDVDTLFKTDSRLWSIGPRLYLPIFQGGRNRANLERSQAAFEEAVAQFRQQVLVAFREVQDALTANRLLAEQAEAQERALRSAQRAVQLAQVRYDAGFVSYLEVIDAQRTALAIERRSVQLGATRLNASVALIKALGGGWGPATPATVFAPVPPAEGIKVASVNHVAEARP encoded by the coding sequence ATGACCCTCCCACGTTTCTCCCTTCTCTTCCCGGTGGCGGTCTCCGCCACGAGTTTCGCGGCGCTGCCGGCCGTCGGCCCCGACTATCATCGTCCCGACGCTCCCCGGGTCGCGCAGTACCGCGATGCCGAGCCGCTCGGCGGCGCGCTCTGGAAGGCGGCCGCTCCCGCCGAGGACCAGGCGCGCGGCGCCTGGTGGCGCGTGTTCGGCGATCCCACGCTCGACCAGCTTCAAGCCCGCGCGCTCGCGGCCAACCAGTCCCTCCGTGTCGCCGCGGCGCGGCTTGACCAGGCGCGCGCGGCGGCAGGTCTTGCGCGCAGCAACTACTGGCCGCAGCTGGCGGTCGACGGCTCCTTCACCCGCGAACGCCAGTCGCGCACGACGGAGAACGTCCAACCCGAGGCGGTGGCCTCCACGTATCGCCTGCCGCTGGTGGCGTCGTGGGAGATCGATCTCTTCGGCCGCGTGCGACGGTTGACGGAAAGCGCCCGCGCCGAAGCGGAGGCCAGCGCGGCCACGCTGGAATCGGTGCGGCTCGCGCTGACCGCCGAGGTGGCGACGACTTACTTCAGCTGGCGCGCGTTTGACCGCGAACTGGCGCTCCTGCGGGACACGGTGCAGTGGCGCCGCCGCGCGCTCGATCTGGTGCAAGCGCGCCTGCAGGGCGGGACGGCGGCCGAGGCCGACGTTGCGCGGGCCGAGACCGAACTTGCGACCGCGCAGGCGGACGCCGCCGAGTTGGCGAACCGCCGGGCCTCGCTCCTGTACGCGCTGGCGGTGCTCGTGGGAGAACCCGCGAGTGCCTTCGAAGTGACGGCGACGCCCGCTGCGCTGCTCCCGCCGAGCGTGCCCGCGGGCCTGCCGTCGGAACTGCTGGAGCGCCGGCCCGATGTGGCGGCGGCCGAGCGCGCCCTGGCCGCGGCCAACGCGCGGATCGGCGTGGCCAAGGCCGCGTTCTTCCCGGCGATCTCGCTGACCGGCGGGGCGGGGTGGGCGAGCGGCGACGTCGACACGCTCTTCAAGACGGACTCACGCCTCTGGTCGATCGGCCCGCGGCTTTACCTGCCGATCTTCCAGGGCGGCCGGAATCGCGCGAATCTCGAGCGCAGCCAGGCGGCTTTCGAGGAGGCGGTGGCGCAGTTCCGCCAGCAGGTGCTGGTGGCGTTTCGCGAGGTGCAGGATGCGCTCACGGCCAACCGGCTCCTCGCGGAGCAGGCGGAGGCGCAGGAGCGCGCGTTGCGCTCCGCCCAGCGCGCGGTGCAGCTCGCGCAGGTGCGTTACGATGCCGGCTTCGTCTCGTACCTGGAAGTGATCGACGCCCAGCGCACGGCCTTGGCGATCGAGCGGCGCTCCGTGCAACTCGGCGCGACGCGTCTCAACGCGAGCGTTGCGCTCATCAAGGCGCTCGGCGGCGGCTGGGGTCCGGCCACACCGGCCACCGTCTTCGCCCCGGTGCCGCCGGCGGAGGGCATCAAGGTCGCGTCGGTCAACCACGTCGCGGAGGCCCGGCCATGA
- a CDS encoding TetR/AcrR family transcriptional regulator, with amino-acid sequence MGRTSDADERLMAAALDLIWEESYGGVTIDDICKRADVKKGSFYYFFESKAHLTVAALERLWRDDWKPKMDACFSPEVDPLERLLTYLDGIHLKHATSFARTGKVLGCPACSVGSEVCTQEIDVSAKVREIVGRKRRYFESAIREAMAQGTIAQGDPVAKALAFACFIEGAVSQARILNDPEVLKSLRGPALALLEAKQSPAAAAAPAVTR; translated from the coding sequence ATGGGCAGAACGTCAGACGCCGACGAGCGGTTAATGGCCGCAGCACTCGACCTCATCTGGGAGGAGAGCTACGGCGGCGTGACCATTGACGACATCTGCAAGCGAGCGGACGTGAAGAAGGGCAGTTTCTATTACTTCTTTGAGTCCAAGGCTCATCTCACCGTCGCCGCCTTGGAGCGGCTCTGGCGCGATGATTGGAAGCCAAAGATGGATGCCTGCTTCTCGCCCGAGGTGGATCCGTTGGAGCGACTCCTCACCTATCTCGACGGCATCCACCTCAAGCATGCGACGAGCTTCGCCCGTACCGGCAAGGTGCTGGGCTGTCCGGCATGCTCGGTGGGATCCGAGGTGTGCACGCAGGAAATCGATGTGAGCGCCAAGGTGCGCGAAATTGTCGGCCGCAAGCGGCGCTACTTTGAGTCCGCCATCCGCGAGGCCATGGCCCAGGGGACGATCGCCCAAGGCGATCCTGTCGCCAAGGCGCTGGCGTTTGCGTGTTTCATCGAGGGCGCCGTCAGCCAGGCGCGCATTCTGAACGACCCCGAGGTGCTCAAGTCGCTTCGCGGTCCTGCGCTGGCCCTGCTGGAGGCAAAACAGTCTCCGGCTGCCGCTGCCGCCCCTGCTGTCACCCGCTGA